From a region of the Nothobranchius furzeri strain GRZ-AD chromosome 12, NfurGRZ-RIMD1, whole genome shotgun sequence genome:
- the si:dkey-110g7.8 gene encoding GTPase IMAP family member 8: MAAVSSASDSGEHRCRHPPERRLLILGGPQSGKTSSANTILGNEFFDAGTETTHSNVGQTEIYGRRVTVVDTPTWAIPADPDEDDEEAETDNAGAESNSPARPPPSLDSEGPCMGAILCPPGPHAILLVVSITKPFTDKERRAAEEQLTALGGGTWRYCMVLFTGVDKLTKGVFIEEHIANTGEALQWLVERCGSRYHAFDNTRKETEENTQVPELMEKVEEMITDNQGWYFEVNELILLEEEQARRALEEERMRMEEHARQREQMIGGPPRELRLLLLGWKGVGKSSVGNSILGRRFFESGQETELCLRRQALVCGRRVTIVDTPGWDWFSVRRTPKRIRQESQRGAALLRPGPHTLLLVLPVVSSLTARKRRTLLAHIEALFGDSACLHTMVLFSCGDWLGRTPIEEHILRGGRELQRLLEYCGNYYHVLDSKTPGKDRSVSLLLDRIEEMIRENGDRAFLPIQDEWLSEESSYSSDNTEPEDDCRGCQLQ; encoded by the exons GGGAACACAGGTGCCGTCACCCCCCTGAGCGTCGATTACTGATCctaggaggacctcagtcaggcaAGACCTCCTCCGCCAACACCATCCTGGGGAATGAGTTCTTTGACGCCGGGACGGAGACCACGCACAGCAATGTGGGTCAGACGGAGATCTACGGTCGGCGGGTGACGGTGGTCGACACGCCGACATGGGCCATCCCCGCCGAccctgatgaagatgatgaagaagctgAAACTGACAATGCTGGAGCAGAGTCAAACAGTCCAGCGCGGCCCCCACCAAGCCTGGACAGCGAGGGGCCATGCATGGGGGCCATTCTCTGCCCTCCCGGACCCCACGCCATCCTGCTGGTGGTGTCGATCACCAAACCCTTCACCGACAAAGAGAGGAGGGCTGCAGAGGAGCAGTTGACAGCCTTGGGTGGCGGGACCTGGAGGTACTGCATGGTCCTCTTTACCGGAGTGGACAAGCTGACCaaaggagtgtttatagaggagcACATAGCCAACACCGGGGAGGCCTTGCAGTGGCTGGTGGAGCGATGTGGGAGCAG GTACCACGCCTTTGATAACACTCGTAAAGAGACGGAGGAAAACACTCAAGTACCTGAGCTGATGGAGAAGGTGGAGGAAATGATCACAGACAACCAAG GCTGGTACTTTGAGGTGAACGAACTGATCCTGCTGGAGGAAGAGCAGGCCCGGAGAGCTCTGGAGGAGGAGAGGATGAGGATGGAGGAGCACGCCAGGCAAAGGGAGCAGATGATCGGAGGACCGCCCAGAG AGCTGCGGCTGCTGTTGCTGGGCTGGAAGGGCGTTGGGAAGAGTTCGGTGGGGAACTCCATCCTGGGCCGTCGTTTCTTCGAGTCTGGTCAGGAAACTGAGCTTTGCCTCCGGAGGCAAGCTCTGGTGTGCGGCCGACGGGTCACCATCGTCGACACCCCGGGCTGGGACTGGTTCTCGGTGAGGCGAACCCCAAAGCGAATCCGGCAGGAGTCTCAGCGAGGGGCCGCGCTCCTGCGCCCGGGACCTCACACCCTGCTGCTGGTCCTGCCCGTCGTCTCGTCCCTCACCGCCAGGAAGAGGAGGACGCTCCTTGCCCACATTGAGGCTCTGTTTGGCGACAGCGCGTGCCTCCACACCATGGTGTTGTTCAGCTGTGGTGACTGGCTGGGTCGCACGCCCATCGAGGAGCACATCCTCAGAGGGGGGCGGGAGCTGCAGAGACTGCTGGAGTACTGCGGGAACTATTACCATGTTCTGGACAGTAAGACCCCCGGGAAGGACAGGAGTGTGTCTCTGCTGCTGGATCGGATTGAGGAGATGATCAGGGAGAACGGCGACAGGGCGTTCCTCCCTATCCAGGATGAGTGGC TGAGCGAGGAGAGCTCCTACTCCTCTGATAACACTGAACCAGAGGACGACTGTCGAGGATGCCAACTGCAGTGA